A window of the Streptomyces formicae genome harbors these coding sequences:
- a CDS encoding MOSC domain-containing protein: MKLLSVNLGHRKAVDYADIGATGIDKRPADGPVRVSAPGPKGTGGSGLAGDVVCELRHHGGNDQAVYAFAREDLEFWERELGRPLANGCFGENLTTTGVDVNGAKVGERWRIGPDLVLEVVCGRIPCRTFAGWLGERGWVRRFTAQAAPGAYLRVIEPGEISAGDPVEIVHRPDHDVTVSLSFRAGTTERELLPRVLAAGEALHPEQLRDAREYVAKYGAP, from the coding sequence ATGAAGCTGTTGAGCGTGAATCTGGGGCACCGCAAGGCCGTCGACTACGCCGACATCGGCGCCACCGGGATCGACAAGCGCCCGGCGGACGGGCCGGTCCGGGTCTCGGCGCCCGGGCCCAAGGGGACGGGCGGCAGTGGTCTCGCCGGGGACGTGGTGTGCGAACTGCGCCATCACGGCGGCAACGACCAGGCGGTGTACGCGTTCGCGCGCGAGGACCTGGAATTCTGGGAGCGCGAGCTGGGGCGTCCGCTCGCCAACGGCTGCTTCGGCGAGAACCTCACGACCACCGGGGTCGACGTGAACGGCGCGAAGGTCGGCGAGCGCTGGCGGATCGGCCCCGACCTGGTGCTCGAGGTCGTCTGCGGGCGCATCCCCTGCCGGACGTTCGCCGGTTGGCTCGGTGAGCGGGGGTGGGTGCGGCGCTTCACGGCGCAGGCCGCCCCCGGCGCCTATCTGAGGGTGATCGAGCCGGGCGAGATCAGCGCGGGCGATCCGGTCGAGATCGTGCACCGCCCCGACCACGACGTCACCGTCTCGCTGTCCTTCCGGGCCGGCACCACCGAGCGGGAGCTGCTGCCGCGGGTGCTCGCGGCGGGCGAGGCGCTCCATCCGGAGCAGCTGAGGGACGCGCGGGAGTACGTGGCCAAGTACGGCGCCCCGTAG
- a CDS encoding LysR family transcriptional regulator, translated as MIEARHLRVLRAVAATGSFSAAARELGCTQPAVSQQMKALETSTGTPLLVRTGREMRLTQAGEALVRHAAGILAGLTAAEEEVAAIAGLRAGRVRLVSFPSGSSTLVPTALAALRAAHPGTRVSLVEAEPPRSEEMLRDGDCDVALAFRYGSAGTEWADLVVRPLLSDRLVGLVPEGHRLADAGSVSIGELADEPWIAGCPRCRGQLVAVCEESGFTPRIDFATDDYPAVVGLVGAGLGVAVLPGLALESVLPKGARAVTLEPSVHREIVALTLPDLAHVPTVAATLDQLALAAAR; from the coding sequence GTGATCGAGGCCCGTCATCTCCGTGTCCTGCGCGCCGTCGCCGCCACCGGCTCCTTCTCGGCCGCGGCGCGCGAACTGGGCTGCACCCAGCCCGCCGTCAGCCAGCAGATGAAGGCGCTCGAGACGTCCACGGGCACACCGCTGCTGGTCCGTACGGGCCGCGAGATGCGCCTCACCCAGGCGGGTGAGGCGCTGGTGCGCCATGCCGCCGGAATCCTCGCCGGGCTGACCGCCGCGGAGGAGGAGGTCGCGGCGATCGCGGGGCTGCGGGCCGGCCGGGTCCGGCTCGTGTCGTTCCCGAGCGGCAGCTCGACCCTGGTGCCGACGGCGCTCGCCGCCCTGCGCGCGGCCCACCCCGGCACCCGCGTCTCGCTCGTCGAGGCGGAGCCGCCCCGCTCGGAGGAGATGCTGCGCGACGGCGACTGCGACGTGGCGCTGGCCTTCCGCTACGGCTCCGCCGGAACGGAGTGGGCGGACCTGGTCGTACGGCCGCTGCTCAGCGACCGGCTGGTCGGTCTGGTGCCCGAGGGGCACCGGCTCGCGGACGCCGGCTCGGTCTCGATCGGCGAGCTGGCCGACGAACCCTGGATCGCGGGCTGCCCGCGCTGCCGCGGCCAACTCGTCGCGGTCTGCGAGGAGTCCGGCTTCACCCCCAGGATCGACTTCGCCACGGACGACTACCCGGCCGTGGTCGGACTCGTCGGCGCGGGGCTCGGTGTGGCGGTGCTGCCCGGTCTGGCGCTGGAGTCGGTACTGCCCAAGGGCGCACGGGCGGTCACGCTGGAGCCGTCCGTCCACCGCGAGATCGTCGCTCTGACCCTCCCCGATCTGGCTCATGTGCCCACGGTCGCGGCCACCCTGGACCAGCTCGCCCTGGCAGCGGCACGCTGA
- a CDS encoding WhiB family transcriptional regulator translates to MADFSRLPGPNADLWDWQLLAACRGVDSSLFFHPEGERGAARSARENSAKEVCMRCPVRAECAAHALAVREPYGVWGGLTEDEREELMGRARNRLIPASSAGGVSGHG, encoded by the coding sequence ATGGCAGATTTCTCCCGCCTTCCCGGACCGAACGCCGATCTGTGGGACTGGCAGCTGCTCGCGGCGTGCCGTGGGGTAGACAGCTCTCTCTTCTTCCATCCCGAGGGGGAGCGCGGCGCGGCAAGGAGTGCGCGCGAGAACTCGGCGAAAGAGGTCTGCATGCGGTGCCCGGTGCGCGCGGAGTGCGCGGCGCACGCGCTCGCGGTGCGGGAGCCCTACGGGGTATGGGGCGGACTGACGGAGGACGAGCGTGAGGAGCTCATGGGGCGGGCACGGAACCGGCTGATCCCGGCGTCGAGCGCCGGCGGCGTCTCCGGACACGGTTGA
- a CDS encoding response regulator transcription factor yields MTSVLVCDDSPLAREALRRAVATVPGVERVTTAANGEEVLRRWGADRSDLILMDVRMPGLGGVETVRRLLSADPGARIIMLTVAEDLDGVALAVAAGARGYLHKDASRAELRATVTQALADPTWRLAPRRLRSAEMGAAPTLTAREIQVLEGMSHGRSNAEIGRELFLSEDTVKTHARRLFKKLGASDRAHAVALGFRWGLVR; encoded by the coding sequence ATGACATCCGTCCTCGTCTGCGACGACTCCCCGCTCGCCCGAGAGGCGCTCCGCCGCGCGGTGGCAACCGTGCCCGGCGTCGAGCGCGTGACGACCGCGGCCAACGGCGAGGAAGTCCTCCGCCGCTGGGGCGCCGACCGCTCGGACCTGATTCTGATGGACGTACGCATGCCCGGACTGGGCGGCGTCGAGACGGTCCGCCGGCTGCTCTCCGCCGACCCCGGCGCCCGGATCATCATGCTCACGGTCGCCGAGGACCTCGACGGCGTCGCGCTCGCCGTGGCCGCCGGTGCCCGTGGCTACCTGCACAAGGACGCCTCGCGCGCCGAGCTGCGGGCCACGGTCACCCAGGCGCTCGCGGACCCGACCTGGCGGCTCGCCCCGCGCAGGCTGCGCTCGGCCGAGATGGGCGCCGCGCCCACCCTCACCGCGCGCGAGATCCAGGTGCTGGAGGGTATGAGCCACGGCAGGTCCAACGCCGAGATCGGGCGCGAGCTGTTCCTCTCCGAGGACACGGTGAAGACGCACGCCAGGCGGCTGTTCAAGAAGCTGGGCGCCTCGGACCGGGCGCACGCGGTCGCGCTCGGATTCCGCTGGGGCCTGGTCCGCTGA
- a CDS encoding sigma-70 family RNA polymerase sigma factor — MRDDEAANAHGAIGALVLRAVDGDEQATHDLLAHVHPLALRYCRTRLNRLPGDARHFVEDLAQEVCVAVLMALPRYKDTGRPFEAFVFAIASHKVADLQRAAMRHPGSTAVPSDEMPERPDDSLGPEERALLSDDAEWAKRLLANLPENQRELLVLRVAVGLTAEETGQMLGMSPGAVRVAQHRALSRLRALAEQ, encoded by the coding sequence ATGCGCGACGACGAGGCGGCGAATGCCCATGGGGCCATCGGTGCACTCGTCCTCCGTGCTGTCGACGGCGACGAGCAGGCCACCCACGACCTGCTGGCCCATGTGCACCCGCTCGCCCTGCGGTACTGCCGCACCCGGCTGAACCGGCTGCCCGGTGACGCCCGTCACTTCGTGGAGGACCTCGCGCAGGAAGTCTGCGTCGCGGTCCTCATGGCGCTCCCGCGTTACAAGGACACCGGGCGCCCGTTCGAGGCGTTCGTCTTCGCCATCGCCTCGCACAAGGTCGCCGATCTGCAGCGGGCCGCGATGCGGCACCCCGGCTCCACGGCCGTGCCGTCCGACGAGATGCCCGAGCGCCCCGACGACTCGCTCGGCCCCGAGGAGCGTGCGCTCCTCAGTGACGACGCCGAGTGGGCCAAGAGGCTCCTGGCCAATCTGCCCGAGAACCAGCGGGAGCTGCTGGTGCTGCGGGTCGCCGTCGGGCTGACCGCCGAGGAGACCGGACAGATGCTGGGGATGTCGCCGGGTGCGGTGCGGGTGGCGCAGCACCGGGCGCTGAGCAGGCTGCGGGCGCTGGCGGAGCAGTAG
- the guaB gene encoding IMP dehydrogenase, with product MTANVDGVPEKFATLGLTYDDVLLLPGASDMAPDQIDTSSFISKNVRVNIPLLSAAMDKVTESRMAIAMARQGGVGVLHRNLSIADQANQVDLVKRSESGMVTDPITVHPDATLAQADAICAKFRISGVPVTDPAGKLLGIVTNRDMAFESDRSRQVREVMTPMPLVTGKVGISGVDAMELLRRHKIEKLPLVDDQGILKGLITVKDFVKAEKYPNAAKDKEGRLLVGAAVGVAGDAFERAQALIEAGVDFIVVDTAHGHSKLVGDMIAKIKSNASVDVIGGNVATRDGAQALVDAGVDGIKVGVGPGSICTTRVVAGIGVPQVTAIYEAALAAKAAGIPVIGDGGLQYSGDIAKALVAGADTVMLGSLLAGCEESPGELLFINGKQFKSYRGMGSLGAMQTRGEQRSFSKDRYFQEGVASDEKLVPEGIEGQVPYRGPLSAVVHQLVGGLRQSMFYVGGRTVPELQERGRFVRITSAGLKESHPHDIQMTVEAPNYSRK from the coding sequence ATGACTGCCAACGTCGACGGAGTGCCCGAGAAATTCGCGACACTCGGGCTGACCTACGACGACGTGCTGCTCCTGCCCGGCGCGTCCGACATGGCGCCCGACCAGATCGACACCTCCTCGTTCATCTCCAAGAACGTCCGGGTGAACATCCCGCTGCTGTCCGCAGCCATGGACAAGGTGACCGAGTCCCGGATGGCCATCGCGATGGCCCGCCAGGGCGGCGTCGGCGTGCTGCACCGCAATCTCTCCATCGCCGACCAGGCCAACCAGGTCGACCTGGTGAAGCGCTCCGAGTCCGGCATGGTCACGGACCCGATCACGGTGCACCCCGACGCGACGCTGGCCCAGGCCGACGCGATCTGCGCCAAGTTCCGCATCAGCGGCGTCCCCGTCACGGACCCCGCGGGCAAGCTGCTCGGCATCGTCACCAACCGCGACATGGCCTTCGAGTCGGACCGCAGCCGCCAGGTGCGCGAGGTCATGACCCCGATGCCGCTGGTCACGGGCAAGGTCGGCATCTCCGGTGTGGACGCCATGGAGCTGCTGCGCCGCCACAAGATCGAGAAGCTGCCGCTCGTCGACGACCAGGGCATCCTCAAGGGCCTGATCACCGTCAAGGACTTCGTCAAGGCGGAGAAGTACCCGAACGCGGCGAAGGACAAGGAAGGCCGGCTGCTCGTCGGCGCCGCCGTCGGTGTCGCCGGTGACGCGTTCGAGCGTGCCCAGGCCCTGATCGAGGCCGGTGTCGACTTCATCGTCGTGGACACGGCACACGGTCACTCCAAGCTGGTCGGCGACATGATCGCCAAGATCAAGTCGAACGCCTCCGTCGATGTCATCGGCGGAAACGTCGCCACCCGCGACGGCGCCCAGGCGCTCGTCGACGCGGGCGTGGACGGCATCAAGGTCGGCGTCGGCCCCGGCTCGATCTGTACGACCCGGGTGGTCGCCGGCATCGGCGTCCCCCAGGTCACGGCGATCTACGAGGCTGCGCTGGCCGCCAAGGCTGCGGGCATCCCGGTCATCGGCGACGGCGGCCTGCAGTACTCCGGCGACATCGCCAAGGCGCTCGTCGCCGGTGCCGACACGGTGATGCTGGGCTCGCTCCTCGCGGGCTGCGAGGAGTCCCCGGGCGAGCTGCTGTTCATCAACGGCAAGCAGTTCAAGTCGTACCGCGGCATGGGCTCGCTTGGCGCCATGCAGACCCGCGGTGAGCAGCGCTCCTTCTCCAAGGACCGGTACTTCCAGGAAGGCGTCGCCTCCGACGAGAAGCTCGTGCCCGAGGGCATCGAGGGCCAGGTGCCCTACCGCGGTCCGCTCTCCGCGGTCGTCCACCAGCTGGTCGGCGGGCTGCGCCAGTCGATGTTCTACGTCGGCGGCCGGACGGTGCCGGAGCTGCAGGAGCGCGGCCGGTTCGTACGGATCACGTCGGCGGGGCTCAAGGAGAGCCACCCGCACGACATCCAGATGACCGTCGAGGCGCCGAACTACAGCAGGAAGTAG
- a CDS encoding GuaB3 family IMP dehydrogenase-related protein gives MTEIEIGRGKRGRRAYAFDDIAVVPSRRTRDPKEVSIAWQIDAYRFELPFLAAPMDSVVSPQTAIRIGELGGLGVLNLEGLWTRYEDPQPLLDEIAELPTESATRRLQEIYAAPIKEELIAQRLKEVRDSGVVTAAALSPQRTAQFSKTVVDAGVDLFVIRGTTVSAEHVSGAAEPLNLKQFIYELDVPVIVGGCATYTAALHLMRTGAAGVLVGFGGGAAHTTRNVLGIQVPMATAVADVAAARRDYMDESGGRYVHVIADGGVGWSGDLPKAIACGADAVMIGSPLARATDAPGRGHHWGMEAVHEDVPRGKLVDLGIVGTTEEILTGPSHSPDGSMNFFGALRRAMATTGYSELKEFQRVEVTVADSQHKR, from the coding sequence GTGACTGAGATCGAGATCGGGCGCGGCAAGCGCGGCCGTAGGGCGTACGCGTTCGACGACATCGCCGTCGTACCGAGCCGGCGCACCCGGGACCCGAAGGAGGTCTCGATCGCGTGGCAGATCGACGCCTACCGCTTCGAACTGCCCTTCCTGGCCGCTCCCATGGACTCCGTCGTCTCCCCGCAGACCGCGATCCGCATCGGTGAGCTGGGCGGTCTCGGCGTGCTGAACCTCGAGGGTCTGTGGACCCGCTACGAGGACCCGCAGCCGCTGCTCGACGAGATCGCGGAGCTGCCCACGGAGTCCGCGACCCGCCGCCTCCAGGAGATCTACGCAGCGCCGATCAAGGAGGAGCTGATCGCGCAGCGCCTGAAGGAGGTGCGCGACTCGGGCGTCGTCACGGCCGCCGCGCTCTCCCCGCAGCGCACCGCCCAGTTCTCCAAGACCGTCGTCGACGCGGGCGTGGACCTCTTCGTCATCCGCGGCACGACCGTCTCGGCCGAGCACGTCTCGGGCGCCGCGGAGCCGCTGAACCTGAAGCAGTTCATCTACGAGCTCGACGTGCCCGTCATCGTCGGCGGCTGCGCGACGTACACCGCCGCGCTGCACCTGATGCGCACGGGCGCGGCCGGTGTCCTCGTCGGCTTCGGCGGCGGCGCCGCGCACACCACGCGCAACGTGCTGGGCATCCAGGTCCCGATGGCCACGGCGGTCGCCGATGTCGCCGCCGCCCGCCGCGACTACATGGACGAGTCCGGCGGCCGGTACGTCCATGTGATCGCCGACGGCGGTGTCGGCTGGTCCGGCGACCTGCCGAAGGCGATCGCCTGCGGCGCGGACGCCGTGATGATCGGCTCTCCGCTGGCCCGCGCCACGGACGCGCCCGGCCGCGGCCACCACTGGGGCATGGAGGCCGTCCACGAGGACGTGCCGCGCGGCAAGCTGGTCGACCTCGGCATCGTCGGCACGACGGAGGAGATCCTCACCGGCCCGTCGCACAGCCCGGACGGCTCGATGAACTTCTTCGGCGCCCTGCGTCGCGCCATGGCGACGACCGGCTACAGCGAGCTCAAGGAGTTCCAGCGCGTCGAGGTGACCGTCGCGGACTCGCAGCACAAGCGCTGA
- a CDS encoding nucleotide sugar dehydrogenase produces MPADLAVIGLGHLGLPLAQAAVAAGIKAVGYDTDPRPVAELAAGRPPVDGSLSASEIRRMLSGGFRPTTDPAELGRVRTAVICAPTPPGADRAPDLTAVGDAARALAARLRPHMTVLLESAVAPGTTESYLRPILEEGSGLRAGRDFHLAYSPSRLDPGNRSHTCANTPKVIGGLTPACTESAAAFYGRVTDKVVRARGLREAETVKLLETNFRHVNIALVNEMAVLCNELGVDLWDVIRCAETKPFGFHAFRPGPGVGGHGVPLDTIGPHRPLRLVELAGHINERMPQYVIQRCATLLNEHGKSARGARVLLLGITYKPDLADLQDSPAPEIAQRLMELGASVSYHDPYVLDWRVRDRPVPRADSLYEAAANADLTVLLQHHRTYDLQGLAVKAQLLLDTRGASPAGAAHRL; encoded by the coding sequence ATGCCCGCAGATCTCGCCGTCATCGGACTCGGCCACCTCGGACTGCCGCTCGCCCAGGCCGCCGTGGCCGCCGGCATCAAAGCCGTCGGCTACGACACCGACCCCCGGCCCGTCGCCGAACTCGCCGCCGGACGCCCGCCGGTGGACGGTTCGCTCAGCGCCTCCGAGATCCGCCGGATGCTCTCGGGGGGCTTCCGGCCGACCACCGACCCGGCCGAGCTGGGCCGGGTTCGCACCGCCGTCATCTGCGCGCCCACCCCGCCCGGCGCGGACCGCGCGCCGGATCTGACCGCCGTCGGTGACGCCGCCCGTGCGCTGGCCGCGCGGCTGCGCCCGCACATGACCGTGCTGCTGGAGTCCGCGGTCGCACCGGGCACTACGGAGAGTTACCTCAGGCCGATTCTGGAGGAGGGCTCGGGGCTGCGCGCGGGCCGCGACTTCCACCTCGCGTACTCCCCCAGCCGGCTCGACCCGGGCAACCGCAGCCACACCTGCGCCAACACCCCGAAGGTGATCGGCGGGCTCACCCCCGCCTGCACCGAATCGGCGGCGGCGTTCTACGGGCGCGTCACCGACAAGGTGGTCCGCGCCCGCGGACTGCGCGAGGCCGAGACCGTCAAGCTCCTGGAAACCAACTTCCGGCACGTCAACATCGCCCTGGTCAACGAGATGGCGGTGCTCTGCAACGAGCTCGGGGTCGACCTCTGGGACGTCATCCGCTGCGCCGAGACCAAGCCGTTCGGCTTCCACGCCTTCCGCCCGGGGCCCGGCGTCGGCGGCCACGGGGTCCCCCTCGACACGATCGGCCCGCACCGGCCGCTGCGGCTGGTCGAACTGGCGGGCCACATCAACGAGCGCATGCCGCAGTACGTCATCCAGCGCTGCGCCACGCTCCTCAACGAGCACGGCAAGTCCGCGCGCGGCGCCCGCGTGCTGCTGCTCGGCATCACGTACAAGCCGGACCTCGCCGACCTCCAGGACTCCCCCGCGCCCGAGATCGCCCAGCGCCTGATGGAGCTGGGCGCCTCCGTCAGCTACCACGACCCGTACGTCCTCGACTGGCGGGTCCGCGACCGCCCTGTACCCCGCGCGGACTCCCTCTACGAGGCCGCGGCCAACGCGGACCTGACGGTCCTCCTCCAGCACCACCGCACCTACGACCTCCAGGGCCTGGCCGTGAAGGCCCAGCTGCTCCTGGACACCCGGGGCGCGTCCCCGGCGGGCGCGGCGCACCGGCTGTAG
- a CDS encoding glycerol-3-phosphate dehydrogenase/oxidase, producing the protein MRTATLGPAQRAEALAAMAERELDVLVVGAGVVGAGTALDAATRGLSTGLVEARDWASGTSSRSSKLIHGGLRYLEMLDFALVREALKERGLLLERLAPHLVKPVPFLYPLQHKGWERLYAGSGVALYDAMSVSSGHGRGLPVHRHLSRKHALQVAPCLKRDSLVGALQYYDAQMDDARYVATLVRTAASYGAHVASRARVIGFLREGERVVGARVQDVEAGGEYEIRAKQIVNATGVWTDDTQALIGERGQFHVRASKGIHLVVPKDRIHSTTGLILRTEKSVLFVIPWGRHWIVGTTDTDWDLDKAHPAASSADIDYLLEHVNSVLAVPLGRDDVQGVYAGLRPLLAGESDATSKLSREHTVAHPVPGLVVVAGGKYTTYRVMAKDAVDEAVHGLDQRVAACVTEDVPLLGAEGYRALWNARARIAARTGLHVARVEHLLNRYGSMTEELLELIAADPQLGEPLTGADDYLRAEVVYAASHEGARHLDDVLTRRTRISIETFDRGTRCARECAELMAPVLGWDKEHIEKEVEHYEKRVEAERESQRQPDDLTADAARLGAPDIVPI; encoded by the coding sequence GTGAGGACAGCGACACTGGGGCCTGCTCAGCGGGCCGAGGCGCTTGCCGCGATGGCGGAGCGTGAGCTGGACGTGCTGGTCGTCGGCGCGGGCGTGGTTGGTGCCGGCACGGCACTGGACGCCGCGACACGAGGACTCTCGACGGGTCTGGTCGAGGCCCGGGACTGGGCATCGGGCACCTCCAGCAGATCGAGCAAGCTCATCCACGGCGGGCTGCGCTATCTGGAGATGCTGGACTTCGCGCTGGTCCGGGAGGCCCTCAAGGAGCGCGGACTGCTGCTGGAGCGGCTCGCCCCCCATCTGGTCAAGCCCGTGCCGTTCCTCTATCCGCTCCAGCACAAGGGCTGGGAGCGGCTCTACGCGGGCTCGGGCGTCGCGCTGTACGACGCGATGTCGGTCTCCTCGGGCCACGGCCGCGGGCTGCCCGTCCACCGCCACCTGTCCCGCAAGCACGCCCTTCAGGTCGCACCCTGCCTGAAGCGGGACTCCCTGGTGGGCGCCTTGCAGTACTACGACGCCCAGATGGACGACGCCCGCTATGTCGCGACCCTGGTGCGCACGGCCGCGAGCTACGGCGCCCATGTCGCAAGCCGCGCACGCGTCATCGGCTTTCTGCGGGAGGGCGAGCGCGTCGTCGGCGCCCGTGTGCAGGACGTGGAGGCCGGCGGGGAGTACGAGATCCGGGCCAAGCAGATCGTCAACGCCACGGGGGTGTGGACGGACGACACCCAGGCCCTCATCGGCGAGCGCGGCCAGTTCCATGTCAGGGCGTCCAAGGGCATCCATCTGGTCGTGCCCAAGGACCGGATCCATTCGACCACCGGGCTCATCCTGCGCACCGAGAAGTCGGTGCTCTTCGTCATCCCCTGGGGCCGCCACTGGATCGTGGGGACGACGGACACCGACTGGGACCTCGACAAGGCCCATCCGGCGGCGTCCAGCGCCGACATCGACTATCTGCTGGAGCACGTCAACTCGGTGCTCGCGGTGCCGCTCGGCCGCGACGACGTGCAGGGGGTGTACGCGGGGCTGCGGCCGCTCCTCGCCGGCGAGTCGGACGCGACCAGCAAGCTCAGCCGCGAGCACACGGTGGCCCATCCGGTCCCGGGGCTGGTCGTCGTCGCCGGCGGGAAGTACACGACGTACCGGGTGATGGCGAAGGACGCCGTGGACGAGGCGGTCCACGGCCTGGACCAGCGCGTGGCGGCCTGTGTCACGGAGGACGTGCCGCTGCTCGGCGCCGAGGGCTACCGGGCGCTGTGGAACGCGCGAGCGAGGATCGCGGCGCGCACGGGCCTCCATGTCGCCCGGGTGGAGCATCTGCTCAACCGGTACGGCTCGATGACCGAGGAGCTGCTCGAACTCATCGCGGCAGACCCGCAGCTCGGTGAGCCGCTCACCGGGGCGGACGACTATCTGCGCGCCGAGGTCGTCTACGCCGCGTCGCACGAAGGAGCCCGCCATCTGGACGACGTCCTCACTCGGCGGACACGGATCTCGATCGAGACCTTCGACCGGGGCACGCGCTGTGCGCGCGAGTGCGCGGAGCTGATGGCGCCGGTGCTGGGGTGGGACAAGGAGCACATCGAGAAGGAGGTCGAGCACTACGAGAAGCGGGTCGAGGCGGAGCGCGAGTCCCAGCGCCAGCCGGACGACCTGACGGCGGACGCGGCCCGCCTGGGCGCACCGGACATCGTCCCGATCTGA